A window of the Lolium perenne isolate Kyuss_39 chromosome 7, Kyuss_2.0, whole genome shotgun sequence genome harbors these coding sequences:
- the LOC127316285 gene encoding desmethyl-deoxy-podophyllotoxin synthase codes for MLPTEELMERDLQYSYYHYVLFSTILLLPLLVLKLWPHKDKDGNNPPPGPWCLPVIGSLHHLLGTGALPHHVMRDLAGRHGPLMLLRLGELPVVIASSADAAMAIMKTHDAAFATRPQTATLRALTKDGLGVIYAPNTEHWRQLRKLCTTELLSARRVRALRVTRETEASGLVASIASASRSKKPVNVSSLLSRFVTDVTTRSVVGDWISEREEYLEAKRQVVKMAAKFSLADMFPSSRVARMFSGGVRQAEACNREINRIMDKVIVDHRARRSAGAGGEEEVILDVLLRTQIDGVPLDMGTIRAVILDLFAAGSESFSTTLEWALAELIRNPSRLLKAQAEVRRALHGQTNVLEDALRDLPYLRLVIKETLRLHPTGPLLLPRECREPCRVLGFDVPQGAMVLVNAWAISRDPASWGADAHEFRPERFEGDGAAVDFWGTDYQFLPFGAGRRMCPGVLFAITNVELAMASLLYHFDWELPGGADPAKLDMTEGSGLSARRKSELWLNATVQVPLPQ; via the exons ATGCTCCCAACCGAGGAATTAATGGAGCGAGACCTCCAGTATTCGTATTACCATTACGTCCTCTTCTCCACCATCCTACTGCTCCCTCTTCTCGTCCTCAAACTTTGGCCACACAAAGACAAAGACGGCAACAACCCGCCTCCTGGCCCATGGTGCCTGCCGGTCATCGGAAGCCTGCACCACCTCCTAGGCACAGGCGCACTCCCACACCATGTCATGCGAGACCTTGCCGGACGGCATGGCCCGTTGATGCTGCTCCGCCTTGGGGAGCTCCCCGTCGTGATCGCGTCGTCGGCTGACGcggcgatggcgatcatgaagaccCACGACGCTGCGTTCGCCACGCGGCCGCAGACGGCCACGCTCCGTGCTCTCACCAAGGACGGCCTCGGCGTCATCTACGCGCCCAACACGGAGCACTGGCGGCAGCTTCGCAAGCTCTGCACCACCGAGCTGCTGAGCGCGCGACGCGTAAGGGCGCTCCGTGTCACTCGCGAGACGGAGGCGTCTGGTCTCGTTGCGTCCATCGCGTCGGCGTCGCGGTCCAAGAAGCCCGTGAACGTGAGCTCACTGCTGTCCAGGTTCGTGACGGACGTGACTACCCGCTCTGTGGTGGGTGACTGGATCAGCGAGCGCGAAGAGTACTTGGAGGCGAAGCGGCAGGTCGTGAAGATGGCTGCCAAGTTCAGCCTCGCCGATATGTTCCCGTCGTCGCGTGTCGCCCGCATGTTCAGCGGAGGGGTGCGCCAGGCGGAGGCGTGCAACCGTGAGATAAACCGTATCATGGACAAGGTGATCGTGGACCACCGCGCGAGGAGGTCAGCTGGCGCCGGCGGCGAGGAAGAGGTCATCCTGGACGTGCTGCTCAGGACCCAGATAGACGGCGTGCCTCTGGACATGGGAACCATCCGTGCCGTCATCCTC gaccTCTTCGCCGCGGGGAGCGAGAGCTTTTCGACGACGCTCGAGTGGGCCTTGGCTGAGCTGATACGGAACCCAAGCAGGCTCCTCAAGGCGCAGGCCGAGGTGCGACGCGCCCTCCACGGACAGACCAACGTCCTCGAGGACGCCCTGCGCGACCTCCCCTACCTGCGGCTTGTAATCAAGGAAACGCTGCGGCTGCATCCCACAGGCCCGCTGCTCCTCCCGCGGGAGTGCCGGGAGCCCTGCCGCGTCCTCGGCTTCGACGTCCCACAGGGTGCCATGGTGCTCGTCAACGCGTGGGCCATCAGCCGCGACCCTGCGAGCTGGGGCGCTGACGCCCATGAGTTCAGGCCGGAGAGATTCGAGGGCGACGGCGCCGCCGTGGACTTCTGGGGGACGGACTACCAGTTCCTGCCGTTTGGCGCGGGCCGGAGGATGTGCCCTGGCGTATTGTTCGCCATCACCAACGTGGAGCTCGCAATGGCCAGCCTTCTCTACCATTTCGACTGGGAGCTTCCCGGTGGCGCCGATCCGGCTAAACTAGACATGACGGAGGGGTCGGGCCTCTCTGCAAGGAGGAAGAGCGAATTGTGGTTGAATGCCACCGTTCAAGTGCCCCTTCCTCAGTGA